Proteins encoded together in one Patescibacteria group bacterium window:
- a CDS encoding NYN domain-containing protein — MSVVKHKNQRVGVFIDTQNLYHSAKNLYKARVNFAEVMKTAVAGRQLIRALAYVITTESGEEKSFFEALTNLGIETKTKDLQIFFGGAKKADWDVGIAVDAIRLAPRLDAVVIISGDGDFAPLINYLKSTFSTQVEVIAFGKSASGQIREAADDFVDLSEDKDKYLIKR, encoded by the coding sequence ATGTCAGTAGTAAAACATAAAAATCAACGAGTAGGAGTATTCATAGATACTCAGAACTTGTATCATAGCGCTAAAAATTTATACAAAGCTAGAGTAAACTTCGCTGAAGTTATGAAGACGGCTGTTGCCGGCAGGCAGCTTATAAGAGCCCTTGCCTATGTCATCACCACCGAATCCGGGGAAGAGAAGAGCTTCTTTGAGGCGCTTACTAACCTTGGGATAGAGACGAAGACTAAAGACCTTCAGATATTCTTTGGCGGAGCAAAAAAAGCCGACTGGGATGTGGGAATAGCCGTTGACGCCATTCGTCTTGCTCCTCGCCTTGACGCAGTGGTCATTATCTCAGGAGACGGAGACTTCGCTCCTCTTATAAATTATCTCAAAAGCACTTTTAGCACGCAGGTTGAAGTTATCGCTTTCGGTAAATCAGCTTCAGGGCAGATACGGGAAGCCGCCGACGACTTCGTTGACCTAAGTGAAGATAAAGACAAATACTTGATAAAGAGGTAA
- a CDS encoding 50S ribosomal protein L35, with product MKGSKTNKSFQKRFKITKKGKVLARKPGQGHFNAKESGSKTMSKKGLTSFNISAKNLSRFLPYNN from the coding sequence ATGAAAGGTTCAAAAACAAACAAATCATTTCAAAAACGTTTTAAAATAACCAAGAAAGGCAAAGTCTTGGCTAGAAAGCCCGGACAAGGACATTTTAATGCTAAAGAAAGCGGTAGTAAAACAATGAGTAAAAAAGGTCTTACATCTTTCAATATCAGCGCTAAAAATTTAAGCCGTTTTCTTCCATACAACAACTAA
- a CDS encoding polyribonucleotide nucleotidyltransferase — protein sequence MHTKEYSMEIGGKTLIAEFTNLADQTSGSVIVKYGETTVLATVVMTKKEKDIGYFPLVVDYEERFYAAGQILGSRFIRREGRPTDEAILAGRAIDRTIRPLFNQSMRNEIQVVITVLAIDENNDPDVPSIIAASLAIATSETPWNGPVSAVRIGEQEGKFIVNPAYPQRIDSPIDILICGKEGKINMIEAGAKEVSEGKIKEAFLLAEKELKKIEDFQKQIINDIGKEKVAIEEKKPSEELKKLFMEHIAVKLEEVIFSNTTSEINPLKDFWLGVIKEALPEEMPIAGDYFESEIDKFVHKEAIFSNRRPDGRAMDEVRPLFAKAGALSDLLHGSGIFFRGGTHVLSVLTLGGPKEVQLVEGMEVQTEKRFMHHYNFPPFSVGDVGRMGGINRRAVGHGALAEKALEAVLPSKDEFPYTIRIVSESMASNGSTSMGSVCASTLALMDAGVPIKNPVAGIAMGLMLSEAKSARGGSEAKSAPPAGGSEQEYKVLTDIQGPEDHHGDMDFKVAGTKEGVTAIQMDVKVEGIPSKILIEALEGAKKARLKILDKITEAISAPRPETKEAAPKIIKIMINPEKIGEVIGPGGKVIKSIIEETGSEIDIEQDGSVFITGKKDAVEKAKKIVEDITREYHAGEKFDGVVTRLFDFGAMVKIGHNTEGLVHVSEIAPFRIDKVTDVVNIGDTVPVIVKEIDEKGRVNLSIKSADPLYAEKKGAKPSQGGARPGSSEQVGYNRNNERGNGKNNNNRRY from the coding sequence ATGCATACAAAAGAGTACTCTATGGAGATAGGCGGAAAGACGCTTATCGCCGAATTCACAAATTTAGCAGACCAAACAAGCGGATCCGTTATTGTAAAATATGGAGAAACGACTGTTCTTGCAACAGTCGTAATGACTAAAAAAGAAAAAGATATAGGCTATTTCCCTCTGGTAGTTGACTACGAAGAGCGTTTTTATGCTGCCGGTCAAATACTCGGTAGCCGCTTTATAAGGAGAGAGGGAAGGCCGACTGACGAAGCAATCCTTGCCGGAAGAGCTATTGATAGGACAATCAGACCGCTCTTCAACCAATCAATGAGAAACGAGATTCAGGTAGTAATAACAGTCCTTGCCATAGATGAAAACAACGACCCTGATGTGCCTTCAATCATTGCCGCCTCTTTGGCTATCGCCACATCTGAGACTCCATGGAACGGGCCTGTCTCTGCTGTACGAATCGGTGAACAAGAAGGAAAATTTATTGTTAATCCTGCTTACCCACAAAGAATTGATTCCCCGATTGATATCTTAATCTGCGGTAAAGAAGGCAAGATAAATATGATAGAAGCCGGCGCAAAAGAAGTAAGTGAAGGCAAAATCAAAGAAGCTTTCCTTCTCGCTGAAAAAGAATTAAAGAAAATTGAAGACTTCCAAAAACAAATAATAAACGATATTGGCAAAGAAAAAGTTGCGATTGAAGAGAAAAAACCATCAGAAGAATTGAAAAAATTGTTTATGGAACATATTGCCGTAAAACTGGAAGAAGTTATATTCAGCAATACAACAAGTGAAATAAACCCTCTTAAAGATTTCTGGCTTGGAGTTATAAAAGAAGCTCTACCTGAAGAGATGCCTATTGCAGGCGATTACTTTGAGTCAGAGATAGATAAATTCGTGCACAAAGAAGCTATTTTCTCAAATAGAAGACCGGACGGCAGAGCGATGGACGAAGTGCGCCCTCTTTTTGCCAAAGCCGGAGCATTATCAGATCTTCTCCATGGGTCCGGGATATTTTTCCGCGGAGGAACTCATGTGCTCTCAGTACTGACACTAGGCGGACCGAAAGAAGTCCAACTTGTAGAAGGAATGGAGGTCCAGACAGAAAAGCGTTTTATGCATCACTACAATTTTCCTCCTTTTTCAGTCGGAGATGTAGGAAGAATGGGCGGAATAAATCGCAGGGCTGTCGGACATGGAGCCTTGGCGGAAAAAGCGCTTGAAGCAGTACTCCCAAGCAAAGACGAATTTCCATACACTATTCGTATCGTTTCTGAATCAATGGCTTCAAACGGCTCTACTTCTATGGGTTCAGTTTGCGCCTCAACTCTTGCCTTAATGGATGCCGGCGTACCTATTAAGAATCCGGTTGCCGGTATTGCCATGGGCTTGATGTTGAGCGAAGCGAAATCCGCCCGTGGCGGAAGCGAAGCGAAATCCGCCCCGCCAGCTGGCGGAAGTGAACAAGAATACAAGGTGCTAACCGACATTCAAGGACCGGAAGACCATCATGGGGATATGGACTTTAAAGTAGCCGGAACAAAAGAAGGAGTTACAGCCATACAGATGGATGTAAAAGTTGAAGGTATCCCTTCTAAAATCCTTATTGAAGCTCTTGAAGGAGCCAAAAAAGCCAGACTCAAAATATTAGACAAAATCACAGAAGCAATCTCTGCCCCAAGGCCAGAAACGAAAGAAGCCGCTCCAAAAATTATAAAAATAATGATAAACCCGGAGAAAATAGGCGAGGTAATCGGCCCGGGCGGAAAAGTCATCAAATCAATAATTGAAGAGACCGGGAGCGAAATTGATATTGAGCAAGACGGCAGTGTCTTCATAACCGGCAAAAAAGACGCCGTAGAAAAAGCCAAGAAAATAGTTGAAGATATTACCAGAGAATATCATGCCGGGGAAAAATTTGACGGTGTAGTGACAAGACTATTTGACTTTGGCGCTATGGTAAAGATAGGGCACAATACAGAAGGATTAGTCCACGTATCAGAAATTGCCCCGTTTAGAATAGACAAAGTAACTGATGTTGTAAATATAGGCGATACTGTCCCTGTCATAGTAAAAGAGATTGATGAAAAAGGGAGAGTAAATCTGTCTATCAAATCAGCTGACCCTCTTTACGCTGAAAAAAAAGGCGCTAAACCATCACAAGGAGGCGCAAGACCTGGCTCGAGTGAACAAGTAGGGTATAATAGAAACAATGAACGAGGAAACGGAAAAAATAATAACAACAGAAGGTATTAA
- the infC gene encoding translation initiation factor IF-3, giving the protein MHELYKNRLVILTIHNLNNLKKLRLNNQITAPELRVISDDGENLGVISTEEALKKAKEKELDLIEISPTAKPPVAKIMDYGKFQYQEQKKEKEAGKKAKTVEIKNIKIGIGTSEHDLELKAKKVSEFLKRGDRVKIDLVLKGRAKYLDKNFIEERLKRVLNFVSENHKIADGPRKGPKGISVIIEINKNK; this is encoded by the coding sequence ATGCACGAGCTTTATAAAAATCGGCTCGTTATCTTAACTATCCATAATTTAAATAATCTGAAGAAATTAAGACTAAACAATCAAATAACCGCGCCTGAATTAAGAGTTATATCTGATGATGGTGAAAACCTTGGCGTAATCTCAACAGAAGAAGCACTCAAAAAAGCTAAAGAGAAAGAGCTTGACCTGATAGAGATATCTCCGACAGCCAAGCCTCCTGTTGCAAAAATAATGGATTATGGTAAATTCCAATATCAGGAGCAGAAGAAAGAAAAAGAAGCCGGAAAGAAAGCCAAGACGGTTGAGATCAAGAACATAAAGATAGGGATAGGAACATCAGAACACGACCTTGAGCTAAAAGCTAAGAAAGTATCTGAATTCTTAAAAAGAGGCGACAGGGTAAAAATAGACCTTGTCTTAAAAGGAAGAGCAAAATACCTTGATAAAAACTTTATAGAAGAAAGATTGAAGCGCGTGCTTAATTTCGTGAGTGAAAATCATAAAATTGCCGACGGACCAAGAAAAGGCCCAAAGGGAATAAGCGTAATAATAGAAATAAATAAAAATAAATAA
- the rplT gene encoding 50S ribosomal protein L20: MTRVKRGTIATKRRRNVLKQTKGYRFGRSTKERSAKQAIQKAGTHAFAHRRKKKREFRALWQVKINAALRPLGFSYSKFIDILKKKNIEIDRKILAEIAEKRPAVFEKIVENVK, from the coding sequence ATGACACGAGTTAAAAGAGGAACAATTGCAACAAAAAGAAGACGTAATGTCCTTAAGCAGACAAAAGGATATCGTTTTGGGCGCAGTACAAAGGAAAGATCAGCCAAACAAGCCATCCAAAAGGCCGGCACTCACGCATTCGCGCACAGAAGAAAGAAAAAACGAGAGTTTAGAGCTCTTTGGCAGGTAAAGATAAATGCCGCTCTTAGGCCGCTTGGCTTCTCATATAGCAAATTTATAGATATTTTAAAAAAGAAAAATATTGAAATAGACAGGAAAATACTGGCCGAAATAGCAGAAAAACGACCGGCAGTGTTTGAAAAGATTGTTGAAAACGTTAAATAA
- the rpsO gene encoding 30S ribosomal protein S15, whose protein sequence is MLLTKKKQLIIKKHQVHKTDTGSPEIQVAVLSEKIKELTNHLKKHKNDNHSRKGLLQMVADRRTILNYLSKKDEKRYKSLIKKLNLKK, encoded by the coding sequence ATGTTATTAACCAAGAAGAAACAACTTATTATAAAAAAGCACCAGGTGCATAAAACCGATACCGGTTCACCTGAAATTCAGGTTGCCGTATTATCAGAAAAGATAAAAGAGCTGACAAATCATCTAAAAAAACATAAAAATGACAATCATTCACGAAAGGGCCTATTGCAGATGGTTGCCGACAGAAGAACTATTCTTAACTACCTTTCCAAAAAAGACGAAAAAAGATACAAATCTCTAATCAAAAAATTAAATCTTAAAAAATAA